A genomic stretch from Megalobrama amblycephala isolate DHTTF-2021 linkage group LG22, ASM1881202v1, whole genome shotgun sequence includes:
- the mastl gene encoding serine/threonine-protein kinase greatwall: MFAAMEAHSEGSHSAVKAPSIEDFVLVKPISRGAFGKVYLARKKCNSKLYAIKVVKKADMVDKNMTDQMKAERDALALSKSPFIVHLFYSLQTATKVYLVMEYLIGGDVKSLLHIYGYFDEDMSLKYISEVALALDYLHRHSIIHRDLKPDNMLISNEGHIKLTDFGLSKVKLDRELNLMDILTTPSLVKPKKDYFRTPGQVLSLISSLGLNTPVAEGKRHSSTVLGSPMSCGKLKQRNTSLCSPLLKRRVEYLNSPVRTSRALGSNSVFSPGLLARSLTPRLMKSRKRFESAGSTNSCYLPSTTDSEDCVSPMWEDEQNLQDGENLPQVNGREVGKRMSRNLPLTPVERRKMFPARAQDHSGVLTSLNNQRDNSRNIKADISAKRLQFSASDHCVTPLGKTVPHQSVGNGLKKPEPTEEPKTSVKRAFEEVEKSPEQAERHCKKNDAMYKRSFHIPEGNSTAHTGLTGIFSIVGLDDVKTAPFGERMGPKQSSPIAVAKNLFCDLEDQGEGMALLKAETNLSSPTSPGDDRNIRRSLSLDLDGSGHEMSLVVNTPQKSTDFKHEALSSSFEELDENEIARPTIATPNQSSSKQSERSLLDRPHGLSDSIIKSPGFLKPKNVVVFRSYCSSINRSCTSHLSLASLDTMEMSASTSFLNAQSVVTPVQKKRPSLSGSLYQTPQQMVVSHTPYRTPKSVRRGPERVEGAPILGTPDYLAPELLLGKPHDFMVDWWALGVCLFEFLTGVPPFNDETPQLVFQNILNRGKRVNDQY; encoded by the exons ATGTTCGCCGCGATGGAAGCTCATTCTGAAGGCTCGCACAGCGCAGTCAAAGCTCCCTCCATCGAGGACTTTGTgctggtcaaacccatcagtcGAGGAGCCTTTGGGAAGGTTTATCTCGCCAGAAAGAAATGCAACTCCAAACTCTATGCGATCAAG GTGGTGAAGAAAGCAGACATGGTGGATAAGAACATGACTGATCAGATGAAAGCTGAGAGAGACGCTCTGGCTCTCAGTAAGAGTCCTTTCATTGTGCACCTGTTTTACTCTCTTCAGACCGCAACTAAAGTCTATCTG GTGATGGAGTATCTGATTGGAGGAGATGTGAAATCACTTCTTCATATTTATGGGTACTTCGATGAGGACATGTCTCTGAAATACATCTCGGAGGTCGCGCTCGCTCTCGATTACCTACACAGACACAGCATCATTCACAG GGACTTGAAACCAGACAACATGCTCATCTCCAATGAGGGTCACATTAAGCTCACAGACTTTGGGCTCTCCAAGGTTAAACTTGACAggg AGCTCAACCTGATGGACATTTTAACCACACCTTCTTTAGTGAAACCTAAAAAGGATTATTTCAGAACACCTGGTCAAGTTCTGTCGCTGATAAGCTCTCTTGGTCTC AATACCCCAGTGGCAGAGGGCAAGCGTCACAGCAGCACAGTGTTGGGCAGTCCCATGTCCTGTGGGAAACTCAAGCAGAGGAATACTTCCCTGTGTTCACCTCTGCTGAAGAGACGAGTCGAGTACCTCAATTCCCCAGTGCGCACAAGTCGAGCTTTAG GATCCAACAGTGTGTTCAGTCCCGGCCTGCTGGCTAGGAGTTTGACACCAAGGCTGATGAAATCGAGGAAGAGATTTGAGAGTGCTGGAAGCACCAACTCATGCTATTTACCATCCACTACTGATTCTGAAGACTGCGTCAGCCCGATGTGGGAAGATGAGCAG AATTTACAAGATGGCGAGAACCTTCCTCAGGTAAACGGAAGAGAAGTGGGCAAAAGAATGTCAAGAAACCTTCCCTTGACACCTGTGGAAAGGAGGAAGATGTTTCCAGCACGAGCTCAGGATCACAGCGGTGTTTTGACTTCGCTCAATAACCAAAGGGACAATAGCAGAAATATTAAAGCAGATATTTCTGCAAAGAGGCTCCAGTTCAGTGCATCAGACCACTGTGTCACTCCACTGGGTAAGACCGTTCCCCATCAGTCAGTTGGGAACGGTCTCAAGAAACCAGAGCCGACAGAAGAGCCCAAAACCTCAGTAAAGAGAGCGTTTGAAGAAGTAGAGAAAAGCCCAGAGCAGGCTGAGAGACATTGCAAGAAAAACGACGCAATGTACAAAAGGTCCTTCCATATTCCTGAGGGAAACTCAACGGCCCACACAGGCTTGACAGGAATTTTCTCAATTGTGGGGCTTGATGATGTTAAAACTGCACCGTTCGGTGAGAGAATGGGTCCAAAGCAATCTAGTCCCATAGCTGTGGCCAAAAATCTCTTCTGTGATCTGGAAGATCAAGGTGAGGGGATGGCTTTGCTTAAAGCAGAGACCAACTTGAGCTCCCCGACCTCACCTGGCGATGACCGAAATATCAGAAGAAGCCTTAGTTTAGACTTGGACGGCTCTGGCCATGAGATGTCACTGGTTGTTAACACGCCACAAAAATCGACGGACTTCAAACATGAGGCTTTGTCGTCCTCTTTCGAGGAGCTGGATGAAAACGAGATTGCTCGGCCCACAATAGCTACACCAAATCAAAGCAGCTCAAAGCAATCTGAGCGTTCCCTTCTTGACCGTCCTCACGGGCTGTCTGACTCTATCATCAAATCACCTGGCTTCCTCAAACCCAAGAACGTGGTTGTGTTCAGGAGCTACTGCAGCTCCATAAACCGGTCTTGTACGTCACATCTCAGCCTAGCCTCTTTGGATACCATGGAGATGTCTGCGTCAACCTCCTTCCTCAACGCCCAGTCTGTAGTGACTCCGGTTCAGAAGAAAAGACCCAGTCTGAGCGGCTCACTTTACCAG aCTCCACAGCAGATGGTTGTGTCTCACACTCCCTACAGGACACCAAAAAGTGTCCGTAGAGGTCCGGAACGTGTAGAAGGGGCTCCTATTTTGGGAACTCCTGACTACTTGGCACCGGAACTTTTATTAGGCAAACCTCATG ATTTCATGGTGGATTGGTGGGCGTTAGGTGTCTGTCTGTTCGAGTTCCTCACAGGAGTCCCGCCCTTCAACGACGAGACTCCACAGCTGGTGTTCCAGAACATTCTCAACAGAGGCAAGAGGGTCAATGATcaatactag